Genomic segment of Hyphomicrobiales bacterium:
GTCGGCGAGTCGCTCGAGCCTGTCGACCCGCCGGTTGTAGTGGAACGTGGCGCCGAACGGCGCAATCTGCTCGCGCAGCTTGTCGGTGAGTTCCTGGCCGGTGATGATCGGATAGCCGGGAATGTCGTAGATCGGCTTTTCAGGGTAGAGTTCGGTGCACTGGCCGCCGGGACGGTCCAGGATGTCGATCACGTGGCACTTCACATCGACAAGGCCGAGTTCGAAGACCGCGAACAGTCCGCAAGGACCGGCTCCGACGATAACCGCATCGGTTTCGATCGGCGTGCCTGCCGTGGCCGTCCGGGGGCTGCTTGCTGTCGCCAGTCCGCTCTCGCTCATATCCCTCGTCCTTCGATCACGCGGGCATTCGCCCGCCTCCCTGTCACCCCCGCCTCGCGATCCGCTCTCAGTCGCCGTCCGCGCGCCCAGGTCGAATAGCGTCCGGCCGCGCCGAGGGCGCCGAAAATCGCCGATCCGTGGGGTGATGTTTCACATGGCGACCGGCATCCGGATCGTCATCCCATCGGCGCCCACGACTGCGGACCAACGGTCAACGCGATCCACACGTACGGGCCGCCGGCACCGGCAACGGCACTGACAACGGCACTGGCACCGCAAGGGTCACCATCGCGGCGCGCCGCGCGCCACGCCCCTCAGAATTGCTTCTCGGGCACCGTCACGCGCAAACCGTCGAGGGCCTCGGTCACCTTGATCTGACAGCTCAGCCTGCTCGACTCCTTCACCTCGAAGGCGAAGTCGAGCATATCCTCTTCCATCTCCTCGGCCTTGCCCGTGGCCGCCCGCCAAGCCTCGTCGACATAGACGTGGCACGTCGCGCATGCACACGCGCCGCCGCATTCGGCCGCGATGCCCGGCACATCGTTCTTGATGGCCGCCTCCATCACCGTCATGCCCGGTGCGGCATCGACGGTGAACTCTTTGCCATCGTGTTGAACGAAGGTGATCTGCACCATCGCTGAGGCTCCCAGGTTGCCAGCTGCTCGCCACCTGCCTAGCTGGCGTCGCGCGCCATCGCAATCGGCAAGATGGGGAAAGGCCTTGCATCGGCGTGGTGGCACTCATGACGCAAAGGCGCGCCATCGCTCGCCTCCGCCGCCGAATGGCGGGCGATCAACGCGCCGCGATCGCCCGGCGAACGCGCTCCAGCTCCGTATGCAGCCATTCGATCAGCGCCGCGCGATGCGCGTCATTACCCGGCCGGCCAGCGGCCTCGCAGTGTGCGGCAATCTCGCCGATGGCGAAGGCGCCGACCCCCCGCGCGGAACCCTTGATGCCGTGCGCGGCGGCCTTCCAGGCGGTTCCATCGGCGGCTTGCCCCAGGCCCGCGACGAGGCGCTCGGTCTCCGTCAGGAAGAGCGCGAGGATCTCGTCCTCGAGATTGCGATTTCCGAGTGTGTAGCGTGCAAGGTGCCCGAAATCGAGCACGGCCACGGAACGGACCTCCGCAAGCACCTCGTTCACCCCAGCCGTGGTCATTCGCTACCTCTTCGAGCACGCGTTCCGTTCGACGCCCCTGTCAGCGACGCATTCTCACCGACAACGGTTGGCAATTTCGCTACAGACGCCCGAAAAACGTGCACAGGCGCCCGCCCGATCGCGATTTTGCCCCAAACCTCGCCTAGCCCGACCAAGGTGGAAGAGTTGGGGAGTCCGGGTGATCACGGCCGCAGGGCCTCTGCTGGCCGGCGCCATCGTGCCCCGGGGAGGGGCGATGGCAGTTTCCGCAAATCGGCCTGGTGAGCCTCAGGCTCGCATCGCAATGGAGTGTGCGTCTTTTGGGGTGTGCCCTCCTCGAGTTGCCGTCACGCGACTGTGGAGATTGGGCGCAACCCCGAATCGGGCGAAGCTCCTGACTTGTACGTTCGGGTGATTGGGCTAAGCAGTGACGGATGGCGAGGGGCGGCACGCCCGCTGAGTGGGGAGCGTCCGCGTAGCGGGCTGGGACATGGCGCAGGGGAAGAGCATTCAGCCCGACGAGACGGTCCCGCCCGCGCCCGGCAAGGTCGCGGTCCCGGCACCGCAGGTGGGAGAGTCGCCCCGGCGCATCACGCGTCGTGAGGCGCGTCGTCGGTCGGCCGGCCCATCGCGCGACCAGATCGCCGCCAATGACGATGCGCCCTCCATAGGCGGCCTCATCTTCGCGCTCAACCAGCGACCGTCCTCGCAACCGTTCTATTTCGCCGCTGTCGCCACGGCCGTTTGGATCGTCGTCGGAGGCCTCCTCGGCTGGTCGTTCATGGCTTCCGAGTTCCGCGCCGCCGGCTCGCTCGCCGCCATCGCCGCCCGCCCCGAGGCGATCGCCGTCGCAACGGCCGTTCTGCTGCCGGTGGCGCTCTTCTGGTTCCTCGCCGTCCTCATCTGGCGCGCCCAGGAGCTGCGTCTGATGTCCTCGGCCATGACCGAGGTCGCCGTCCGGCTCGCCGAGCCAGATCGCCTCGCCGAACAATCCGTCACCTCGCTCGGCCAGACGGTGCGCCGTCAGGTCGGCGCAATGAACGACGCCATTTCCCGCGCTCTCGGGCGTGCCGGCGAACTCGAAGCGCTCGTACACAGCGAGGTCGCGGCTCTCGAGCGCTACTATTCCGAGAACGAGTTGCGCATTCGCGGCCTCATCGAGGAACTGGCGAGCGAGCGCGAGGCACTCGGCAACAATTCCGAACGCGTCAGCGAGCTGCTCCACGGCATCGGCCAGCGCGTCTCGCGCGACATCGTGACGGCCAGCGATCAGGCGGCGCGCAACCTCGCGAACTCGACCGCCCAGCTCTCCAGCGAGATCGAGCGCGCCGGCAACCAGCTCAACGTCGTGCTGCAGGAGTCGTCCGAGCGCACGGCCCACATCGTTTCCGAGCGCGGCAACACGCTGCTGACCTCGCTCAACTCGATCAACCAGCGCATCACCGCCGAGATCCCCGATCTCCTCGATCGCCTCGGCGGCGAGCAGGTGCGCCTCGCGCGCATCGTCGAAGGCGCGGGCAAGAACCTCGCCGCCCTCGAGACCGCGCTGGCCGAGCGCACCGGCAGCCTCGAGACCGGGCTCGGCGAGCGCACCCGCCACCTCGAGACGGTACTCAGCGAGTATACCGAGGCCGTCGACCGCACGATGGCCGAGCACACGCGCACCTTCCACGACACGCTGAGCGCCCGCCTCGGCGCCATCGATGCCAAGCTCGGCGACCATGTGGGCCAGGTCGAGAACGCCCTCGCCGATCGTGTCCAGGCGCTCGGCCGTCAGCTCGCCGAGACGCGTGCCCAGTTCGTTGCCGCCTTCTCGGAAGGCACGCGCCGACTCGACGAGGACATCACCAGTAAGGCGCGCGCGCTCGACGCCGCGCTCGGCGAGAAGATGGAGACGTTCGACGGCTCGCTCAGCGCCCGCGCCCAGCAGCTGTTCGATACGCTCGACGGACGCGGCACGGAGATCGAGCAAGCCATCATCGATCGAACCAAGTTGCTCGACCGCGCCTTCGCCGAGCGCATCCAGCATCTCGAGATGACGGTCACCAAGGGCGCCAGCGCGCTCGACGAAGCCCTCGGCCAGAAGGCACGGGCGCTGCGCGACGCGCTGCAGGCGCATGGCCAGACCATCCGCACGTCACTCGAGCAGCAGGCCGAGCACCTCGACAGCAATCTCGCCCGCGGCATCGAGGCTGTTCGCCGCAGCAGCCAGGAAATCACGCACCAGTCCATCGCCACCATCGAGGGGCTGGCCACGCAGTCGCGCAGCCTGCGCGAGATCTCTCACGGCGTGCTGAACCAGATCAACGAACTCTCCCGGCGCTTCGAGAACCAGAGCCATGCGATCGGGCGCACCGCCTCCACCCTCGAGGAGATCGAACGCCTCAAGACGGTCACGGCGAACGAGACCGACCGAACCCTCGCCGAACTGCGCCATCGCTTCTCGAACGTCTCCGACGAGGTCTCGTTGCGCTTGGCCGAACTCACCTCCAAGGTGACCGAGTCGACCGACGAGGTGCGCCGCCGCACCGAGCGGGCGACCAACGAGATCGAGGAAACGCGCAGCCGCCTGATTTCGGAAGCCTCGACGCTACCGGGCGTCGCCCGCGAGAGCGCGGGCGCCATGCGCGATGCCCTCAAGGAGCAGCTCCGCGCCCTCGACACACTCTCCTCCTTCGCCAACCGCCAGTCCGGTCAGCGCGACATCCTGACCGGCCCATCGGGTGCCAAGCCGGCCCCGACCATCGATGCCCGCCCGGCCGGTTCGGCCCCCTTCGCCACCGCCGCCGTGGGCGGCACACCTGCCACCCAATCGGGCGGCCAACGCACCCTGACCCAATCCCAGTCCCAGGCCTCGACGCCGCTCACCACCTCGCCCGCCACATCCTCGAGTGCGCTTCTGGCCGGCAAGTCGCAGCCAGCGTCCGGCGATGGCGGCTGGTCGCTCGGCGATCTTCTCGCCCGGGCCTCCGATCCCGACGGAACCGCCCGCGATGACGACGGCATGGACGTCTCGACCGCTTCCGGCGGCATCGATATCGAGGCCATCGCCCGTGCGTTGGACGACCAGACGTCGCGCGAACTCTGGAGCGACCTCAGACGCGGTCAATGGCGCCGCCCCGGTCCCGAGGTCTACACGCCCCGCGCCCGCCGCGCCTTCGAGCAGGTTCAGCGCCGCTATCTCGTGGAAGGTTCCTTCCGTACCACGGTCGACCGCTATCTGATGGACTTCGACCGGATCATGCGCGAGTTCACCGACCGCAAGGACGAGCAGGGACTTCAGGCGCTGACGACCTCCAATCCGGGTCGCGTCTATCTCCTGCTCGCTCATGCGAGTGGCCGTCTCGGCTAGTCGGGGCGGCAGGGCCTGACGCGATCCCGCGGACCTCTTACACCATCAGCTCGAATATGGAGCCCGAGCCGCCATGCCCGATCTCGAGACATCCATCGAGAGCTGGCCGATCGACGGTGAGTTCGTCATTTCGCGCGGCGCCAAGCGCGAAGCGGTCGTGGTCGTCGCACGCGTGACTGGCGACGGGGCCGTCGGCGTCGGCGAATGCGTTCCCTACGCACGCTATGGCGAGACCCCCCAAGGCGTGGTCACGGCGCTGAATGCCATGGCCCCAGTGGTCGCGGCCGGTACGACACGGGCCGAATTGCTCCACCGAATGCCTGCTGGAGCCGCTCGCAACGCGCTCGATTGCGCTCTGATCGACCACGAGGCGCATGTCGCCGGCCGCCCAGCGCACGAGATCCTCGGGCTGGCATCGGCGCCGCGACCGGTCCTTTCGGTCTACACCATCAGCCTCGGCACACCCGCAGACATGGCCCGTCGCGCCAGCGAGGCGCAGCGCTATCCGATCCTCAAGCTGAAGCTCGGCGGAGAGGGCGATATCGAACGGATGCAGGCGGTCCGCCGTGCCGTGCCGAATGCCAGGATCGTCGCGGATGCCAACGAAGCCTGGAGGGCGAGCGATCTTCAGCCCAACCTCACCGCCGCCCACGACCTGGGCCTCGAGTTGATCGAGCAGCCGCTGCCGGCCGGCGAGGATCAGGCACTTGCCGATATCGAGCACAAGGTGCCGATCTGCGCCGATGAATCCTTCCACACCATCGCCGATGTCGCCGTTCTCGCCGGCCGCTACGACGCCATCAACATCAAGCTCGACAAGACCGGCGGACTCACCGCCGCCCTCGGCATTGCCAGCGAGGCGCGAGCGCACGGCATGAAGGTGATGGTCGGCTGCATGCTGGCAACATCGCTGGCCATGGCCCCAGCGCTCCTGCTCGCTCAGGAAGCCGATTGGGTCGACCTCGATGGCCCATTGCTTCTCGCCCGCGACCGGGTCCCAGGCCTCGTTTACGAAGGCGCCCTTGTCCGCCCCGCGCCGCCCGGCCTCTGGGGCCTGCCGGCCTGAGACCCTATGTCGCGGAATCGTCACCGCGACAATCGATCCGCTGCTCCGCCCGTTCGTTGACCAGGCGCCCCAGCAACACCGCCAGCGCTGCTCCGACACAGCCGAGGAGCCCCATGATCGCGAACGCACCCGAGCCGAGGCTTTCATAGAGCCCGCCGCTGATCCAGATCGCGGCCCCCATGACGACCCCGCCCGCCATGGTGCCGTGCAGCGCCTGCGCCGTCGCCGACCGCCCAGGCGCCACCATCACGGCCATCAACCGGATCACCCCGAGATGGGCCGCCCCGAAGGTCAACCCGTGCAGCACCTGCAGCACGGCGAGCACCGCGAGCGGTGGATCGAGCGCCGTGAGCGGCCAACGCACCATCGCCGCGAGCCCACCGACCATCAACAGTCCCGCGGCGCTCCAGCCCGGCAGCAACCTGCCGGCAAGCGCAAAGAAGACGATTTCCGACAGAACGCCGATCGACCAGAGCAACCCGATCACCGTCGTGCCGTGCCCGAGCCCGGTCCAATGCAGCGTGCCGAAGGCGTAGTAGGCAGCGTGCGCGGCCTGAATAACGGAGCTGGTTGCAACGAGCAGCAGAAACTCCGGTCTGGCCAGGAGGTCGAGCGCCTGCCACCAGCGGCCGCCGGCCGCCGGCCGCTTCGTCCGGGCCACGTTCTCTCCACCCGCCCGCGTCGACATGACGATGGCCGAGCCGCCGACGGCGACGAGCGCAACGAGTCCTGCGATGACCAGCCAGAGCGCCGACTCGGCCCCCATCGCCTCGACCGCCGAACCACCGGCGAGCGTCGCCACGATGAAGCTCCACGAACCCCAAAGCCTCATCCGGCCATAATCGAGCCCGAACCGACGGCCCCCTTCGATTGCCAGCGCATCGATGAGCGGCATCGTCGAGAGGAAAAAGCAGAGACCGAGCCCCGCCAGGACGAGGACCGACGGCATCGTCAGCGATGGCATCAACCCGAGGCAGGCGGCCAGCGCACCGGCACTTGCAAGTGTCAGAACCAGCCTCGGTCGCTCGAGGTGATCGGCCGCCATGCTGACCGCGGGCGAGATCAGAATTCGCGCGATCTGCGGCACGGCGAGAACGATCGAGACCTCGGCCGGCGACAGACCACGCCCGTCGAGCCAGACCGGAAAATAGGCGAGGTGGATTCCAGCGACGAAAAAAAACGCCACATAGAGCAACGCGACGAGGCGCGCATGCTGGCCCGCCGCACCAGCGATCACGAGCACACCTCGACCGCTTTCCTCGGCCGCTTCAAGCGAGCGCCCTGGCGAACATGGCCGGATCGACATTGCCACCAGACAGAACGACACCGATCGCCCGCCCATCCCCCGACGGCCGCACCCGACCGGCGAGCAATGCAGCGAGCCCGACGGCGCCGCCCGGCTCGACCACCAGCTTCAAGCGATCGAACGCGAACCGCATCGCCGCGAGCACCTCGTCCTCGCTCACCGCAAATCCCTCGGAAAGGTGCTCACGAGCAAGCGCGAAGGTCAGTTCCCCGCATGTCGACGACATCAGCGCATCGCAGATCGAGCCCGACAAACGCTCGTTGACCTCGCGCCGCCCCGACCTCAGCGAGCGCGCCAGCCGATCGAAGCCCGCCGGCTCGACGCTGTGGACCTCCGCCCCCGGCATCAGCCCGTGCACCGCGATCGCGACCCCGCTGACGAGGCCCCCACCGCTCGCCGGCACCAGGACGTGCTCGAGTTCCATGCCCTGGCTCGCCGCCTCGCGGGCCAGCTCGAGACCGACGGTGCCCTGCCCGCAGATGATCCGCCGGTCGTCGAACGGGTGCACCAGATCGGCCTTTCGCGACGTCGCCAACTCTCGCGTGATCGCCTCGCGGTCCTCGCTCGCGCGGTCGTAGGAGACGATCGTGGCGCCCGCCTCGCGGACCCCCCGCACCTTGATCGCCGGCGCATCGGCGGGCATCACGATGGCCGCGGCGAGCCCGAGCCGGCGGGCCGCCTCGGCAACGCCTTGCGCATGGTTGCCAGACGAGCACGCCACGACCCCGCCCGGAAATCGCGCCCGATCCACCTGACAAGCCGCGTTGTAGGCCCCACGGAACTTGAACGCGCCGATCACCTGGAGCACCTCGGCTTTGACCAGCACGGGCGCCCCGACCATTTCGTCCAGCACATGCGATCGCAGCACCGGAGTCGCGCGAGCATGACCGGCAAGTCGCCCTGCGGCGTCCAGGACGTCGTTAAAGCCCGGCAAAGAATCCACCATCGAATCCAACTTTTTTCTTGACAGATGCTAAAGAGTCGCGCTTCTTAGCGTTACGGACTGTGAGCGGTCGTTCCCCCCAAACGCGTTCCCCCCAACGCCGAACGCTCATAAGCCCTCTAAGCCTGGCTCGCCCGAGCCAGGCTTTTTTGTTGCCCACGATCCTCGAGAGGCCCGAACGGGCGCATGGCCAACGGCCGCGTTCGCGCTGAGGATGTTGTCGATGAACATTCGTGCACACGCCTGCCAGCCGAAGCCGAGCGCATGCTCGCGCGCCCGCTCTGGATCGAGCCGCAACGCCGCCAACGCCGCCGCTTGCAGATCCTCGCCGAGAACGCCCGTCACCCCATGCACCACGAGATCGCGCGGCCCGGTCACCGGGAAGGCGGCAACCGGCAGCCCCGAGGCCATCGCCTCCAGTTGGACGATGCCGAACGTATCGGTTTTGCTCGGAAAAACGAAGACATCCGCCGATGCCATGTGGCGCGCCAAGTCCTCGCCGAACAGCGGACCGGTAAACAGCGCATGCGGATAGCCCGCCTCGAGTGCCGCACGGGCCGGACCGTCCCCGATCACGACCTTTCGCCCCGGCAAATCGAGCCCGAGAAACGCCTCGACGTTCTTTTCGACCGCGACCCGTCCGACATAGAGGAAGATCGGTCCCGCCTGTCCGAACAACCGCTCGCCCCGCGGCCGGAAGAGGTCCGTATCGACACCGCGCGTCCACGCCAGCGTACGCTCGATCCCCATGGCCGCGAGTTCGGCCGCGAGCGAGGGCGTTGCCACCATGGTGCCGATAGCGGCGTTGTGGAACCAGCGCTCGAAGCCATGCCCCCACGAGATCGGGACCGGCAAGCGCGCGGCCAGATACTCTGGAAAGCGCGTGTGGTAGCTCGTCGTGAAGGGCATCCCGTTGGCAAGGCACCAGCGACGCGCCAGCAGCCCGAGCGGCCCCTCGGTCGCGATATGGATGAAGTCGGGAGCCGATTGCTTGATCGCCGCCGCGATCGACCAGGGCGTCGCGAGCGCCAGGCGAATCTCCGGGTAGGTCGGCATCGGCACGGTGCGATAGCGCTGTGGCGTGATGAAGTCCGCCTCGACACCGAGACCTGGAAGTTCCACGGCGAGCCGCTCGTAGGTACGAACGACCCCGTTGACCTGGGGACGCCAAGCGTCCGTGACCACGAGTAGCCTCATGGACTCAACATAGGTCAGCCGGGCCGACACGCGAAGGGGCAGGACGATCGCTCGCCCGCTTTCCTGTCGCTTGCCGGTGGATTGCCGCGCGAGCATAGCGCCACGCACCGGTCGGCGGCACATGCGCCAATCAATACGCTGTCGATCCGCAAAGAGGGACGCCCCTAAGCCGCCTCGCCGACGCGTTTGGGCGCCAGTGTCTGCACATTGCCGCGCTCGGCCATGTCGAACCAGCGCATCACTTCGAGGGTTCCGTCATGGCTCTCGCACACCGCCGTGCAACTCTCCACCCAGTCGCCCGTGTTGACGTAGAGGATGTCGCCCATCTGCCGCATGGCGGCGTGGTGGATGTGCCCACAAATGACCCCGTCCGCCTCGGCCCGCGCCGCCTCCGCCACCAGCGCCTTTTCGAAACGCCCGATGAATGCGACCGCCTGCTTGACCTTCTGCTTCAGGAACGCCGAGAGCGACCAGTAACCGAGCCCGAGGTGCCGCCGCACCCAGTTGAGCCGGGTGTTGAGCCAAAGTGCAAAGACATAGGCCGTGTCTCCCAGCTTGGCGAGCCACTCGGCATGGTGGACGACGACGTCGAACTCGTCGCCGTGCATCACCAGGAAGCGCCGCCCGTCCGCCGTCTCGTGGAGGTCGCTGAGTTTCAGCTCGATCCCGCCGAAGTGCTGGCCGCAATAGGCCCGCAAGTCGTCGTCGTGATTGCCGGGAATGAAGATGATGTTCGTGCCGTTGCGCGCCCGCTTCAGCAGGACCTGCACGACGTCGTTGTGTGTCTGTGGCCAATAGGGTTGGCGCCGGATCTGCCAGAAATCGACGACATCGCCGACGAGGAAGATCGTCTCCGCCTCGACCGTACGCAGGAAGCCGAGCAGCTCCTCGGCCCGGCAGTTCTTGGTGCCGAGATGAATATCGGAGATGAACAGCGTCCGATAGTGCCGGGTCGGGCCGGCCCACTCATTCGAATGCGATGCGGTCACGGCGTCACCCTGTCGTCTTTCGAATTCGCCTGCAAGCGATAAGCGGGATTCGCATGTCAGCCTTATGAACCAGTGAACCCGATCCCGCCGGGAAGGCGCTCGAACGTGTCTGCCGTCCGCCCGCACACCCCGACGCCGTCGCCTGCAAGCACGGAAATCCCGGCAAGACTAATCCCCGCCCCCCGCAACCGGGCGATACTGCGCGAGCCAGACGGTTGCAGAGCGAGCTCGAAACCACCCATGGACATCACACCCAACCTGAGGTTGCCCTTCATACTCGAAGCGCAGGCCCAAAAGCACGTCACGCACAACGAGGCCATCCGCGCCCTCGATGCCCTCGTCCAAATCGCCGTGCTCGACCGAGACCTTACCGCGCCACCGCTCGCTCCCGACGACGGCGATCGCTACATCGCCGCGGCAGGCGCCACGGGCGACTGGAGCGGAAAAGAGACCGAGATCGCCGCCTGGCAGGATGGCGCATGGGCCTTCTATTCCCCGCAACCCGGCTGGCTGGCCTGGATCGAGGACGAAGCGAGCCTGCTCGTCTTCGACGGCGCCGCTTGGGCTCCAGCCACTGCGGTTAGCGGCGGTGCCTCGCTCAATCCCGCGACCGGCGGGCTCGTCGGCATCAACGCCACGGCGGACGCGACCAACCGGCTCGCGGTCGCATCGGCGGCTTCGTTGTTCAACCACGCGGGCACGGGTGGCCACCAGCAGAAGATCAACAAGGCGATCGCCACCGACACCGCCTCGGTGCTCTATCAGACCGGCTTTTCCGGCCGCGCCGAGATGGGCACAACGGGTGACGACGACTTCCACTTCAAGGTCTCGCCGGACGGAAGCACCTGGCACGAAGCCATCCTCATCGACAAGGACACCGGCACCGTCACGTTCCCAAACACGACCATCGGCGGCGGCGGCGGGGCCTATCGCGGCGCGCTGGTGCAGCTCTCGGCCAGCGAGAGCATCCCGAACAACACCTTCACGGTCGTGCCCTGGGACGCGGAGGCCTACGACACGGATGCGATCTGGAGCGCGGGAAACCCCTCGCGGCTAACCGTGCCCTCGGGCGTCACCAAGATCCAGATCCTCGGCCACTGCGCCTGGAATTCGAACGCGACCGGCGGACGCGCCGCGCGGCTCTCCAAGAACGGCAACTCGATGACCGAATACAGCGCCTTCGCCAACGACAGCGCGAACGCCAGCGGTGTGCATGGCGCGCCGGTGCTCGGGCCGATCATCGAGGTGACGGGCGGAGACTATTTCGAGATCGAGGTGTTCCAGTCGAGCGGAGGCAATCTCGATCTCCAGGGGCCGCACCGCGGCACCTGGGCCATGATGATCATCTGGGAGTGAGACGATGGGCGTCGCGATCCTGACCGAGGAACAAATTCCCCATGCCGGGCGTGTCGTCGCGGCCTTCGGCGATCCCCTCGACGTGCCGCACCGGCTCGATCCCGATGCGCGCATCCTGATGTTGCCGGGCATCGACGACGCGGCGCTCGCGGCGGCCGTCGAGACCCATGCACGCCCGCCGGCCCCGACCGGACAGAACGTGCGCGCCGAGGCGAGCCGGCGGATGCAATTTCTGGTCGGCGCGCGCGACGCCGCGCACCTCGAGATCGTCATCGCCAACGCGAGCCGCGAGGCCATACGGTTGCTGCGCAAGGGAGCGGAAAACTGGACGCCGGACGAGGCGGCCCGCGCGACCCAACTCGAGGCGGTCGATGCCGCGATCGAGGCGATCCGGTCCGCGAGCAACGCGCTCGAGGCGATGGACCCGATCCCCGAGGATTATGCCGACGACGCCAGATGGTCGTGAGGAAATGAAAACGGGCCCGCGGTGACCGCGAGCCCGTTCGCTTTCAACTCGCCCCTCCCGTCAGCAAGACGGGCAAGACAGGTCGATCAGGGTTATTCCCCCGCCGGCGCACTGTCCGGCGCGGGCTCCGACGGCGAGAAAATTCCGCCAGCCGTCGAAGCCGCCAGCTCCGCCGCCTTGGCCCTTTCGGCCGCGAGCCGCGCGCGCTCCTTGAGGATGAGTTCGTCGCGACGGCTCGCGATCTCCTTGATTTCGCGCAGCATATTGCCCGTTCCCGCCGGGATGAGACGCCCGACGATGACGTTCTCCTTGAGGCCTTCGAGATCGTCGACCTTGCCGTTCACCGCCGCCTCGGTCAGCACCCGCGTGGTCTCCTGGAACGACGC
This window contains:
- a CDS encoding Hpt domain-containing protein, which codes for MTTAGVNEVLAEVRSVAVLDFGHLARYTLGNRNLEDEILALFLTETERLVAGLGQAADGTAWKAAAHGIKGSARGVGAFAIGEIAAHCEAAGRPGNDAHRAALIEWLHTELERVRRAIAAR
- a CDS encoding dipeptide epimerase, giving the protein MPDLETSIESWPIDGEFVISRGAKREAVVVVARVTGDGAVGVGECVPYARYGETPQGVVTALNAMAPVVAAGTTRAELLHRMPAGAARNALDCALIDHEAHVAGRPAHEILGLASAPRPVLSVYTISLGTPADMARRASEAQRYPILKLKLGGEGDIERMQAVRRAVPNARIVADANEAWRASDLQPNLTAAHDLGLELIEQPLPAGEDQALADIEHKVPICADESFHTIADVAVLAGRYDAINIKLDKTGGLTAALGIASEARAHGMKVMVGCMLATSLAMAPALLLAQEADWVDLDGPLLLARDRVPGLVYEGALVRPAPPGLWGLPA
- a CDS encoding DUF2793 domain-containing protein is translated as MDITPNLRLPFILEAQAQKHVTHNEAIRALDALVQIAVLDRDLTAPPLAPDDGDRYIAAAGATGDWSGKETEIAAWQDGAWAFYSPQPGWLAWIEDEASLLVFDGAAWAPATAVSGGASLNPATGGLVGINATADATNRLAVASAASLFNHAGTGGHQQKINKAIATDTASVLYQTGFSGRAEMGTTGDDDFHFKVSPDGSTWHEAILIDKDTGTVTFPNTTIGGGGGAYRGALVQLSASESIPNNTFTVVPWDAEAYDTDAIWSAGNPSRLTVPSGVTKIQILGHCAWNSNATGGRAARLSKNGNSMTEYSAFANDSANASGVHGAPVLGPIIEVTGGDYFEIEVFQSSGGNLDLQGPHRGTWAMMIIWE
- a CDS encoding glycosyltransferase, producing the protein MRLLVVTDAWRPQVNGVVRTYERLAVELPGLGVEADFITPQRYRTVPMPTYPEIRLALATPWSIAAAIKQSAPDFIHIATEGPLGLLARRWCLANGMPFTTSYHTRFPEYLAARLPVPISWGHGFERWFHNAAIGTMVATPSLAAELAAMGIERTLAWTRGVDTDLFRPRGERLFGQAGPIFLYVGRVAVEKNVEAFLGLDLPGRKVVIGDGPARAALEAGYPHALFTGPLFGEDLARHMASADVFVFPSKTDTFGIVQLEAMASGLPVAAFPVTGPRDLVVHGVTGVLGEDLQAAALAALRLDPERAREHALGFGWQACARMFIDNILSANAAVGHAPVRASRGSWATKKPGSGEPGLEGL
- a CDS encoding pyridoxal-phosphate dependent enzyme yields the protein MVDSLPGFNDVLDAAGRLAGHARATPVLRSHVLDEMVGAPVLVKAEVLQVIGAFKFRGAYNAACQVDRARFPGGVVACSSGNHAQGVAEAARRLGLAAAIVMPADAPAIKVRGVREAGATIVSYDRASEDREAITRELATSRKADLVHPFDDRRIICGQGTVGLELAREAASQGMELEHVLVPASGGGLVSGVAIAVHGLMPGAEVHSVEPAGFDRLARSLRSGRREVNERLSGSICDALMSSTCGELTFALAREHLSEGFAVSEDEVLAAMRFAFDRLKLVVEPGGAVGLAALLAGRVRPSGDGRAIGVVLSGGNVDPAMFARALA
- a CDS encoding UDP-2,3-diacylglucosamine diphosphatase, whose amino-acid sequence is MFISDIHLGTKNCRAEELLGFLRTVEAETIFLVGDVVDFWQIRRQPYWPQTHNDVVQVLLKRARNGTNIIFIPGNHDDDLRAYCGQHFGGIELKLSDLHETADGRRFLVMHGDEFDVVVHHAEWLAKLGDTAYVFALWLNTRLNWVRRHLGLGYWSLSAFLKQKVKQAVAFIGRFEKALVAEAARAEADGVICGHIHHAAMRQMGDILYVNTGDWVESCTAVCESHDGTLEVMRWFDMAERGNVQTLAPKRVGEAA
- a CDS encoding 2Fe-2S iron-sulfur cluster binding domain-containing protein gives rise to the protein MVQITFVQHDGKEFTVDAAPGMTVMEAAIKNDVPGIAAECGGACACATCHVYVDEAWRAATGKAEEMEEDMLDFAFEVKESSRLSCQIKVTEALDGLRVTVPEKQF